The Paracoccus stylophorae genome contains a region encoding:
- the parA gene encoding ParA family partition ATPase: MSIISVLNPKGGSGKTTISTNLARSLHEQGHSVLIVDSDPQGSARDWHAASEENPIELVALDRPNNIKTLTSMATNYDYVVIDGAAKLEDMIAACIKVSDFVLIPVQPSPYDIWAASDLVEFIKARQEVTDGSPRAGFVISRVVEGTRLGNDVRAALDDYALPVCDTTIVQRQVYPQTASEGLSVFDADNTKARAETTALSDEILVMLAAAAREVA, translated from the coding sequence GTGAGCATAATTTCTGTTCTGAACCCAAAAGGCGGCAGTGGCAAAACCACGATCAGCACCAATCTGGCCAGGTCGCTGCATGAACAAGGCCACTCGGTCCTGATCGTGGACAGCGACCCACAAGGCAGCGCCCGTGACTGGCACGCGGCCAGCGAAGAGAACCCCATCGAGCTGGTGGCGCTCGACCGTCCCAACAACATCAAGACGCTGACCAGCATGGCGACCAACTACGACTATGTAGTGATTGATGGCGCGGCGAAGCTGGAGGACATGATCGCGGCCTGCATCAAGGTGAGCGATTTCGTTCTGATCCCGGTCCAGCCTTCGCCCTATGACATCTGGGCAGCCTCAGACCTTGTCGAGTTCATCAAGGCACGTCAGGAGGTCACGGATGGATCGCCCCGCGCAGGGTTTGTGATCTCCCGCGTCGTGGAAGGAACCCGGCTCGGCAACGATGTTCGGGCCGCGCTGGACGACTACGCCTTGCCGGTCTGTGACACGACGATCGTCCAGCGCCAAGTCTATCCGCAGACGGCATCGGAAGGGCTGAGTGTATTCGATGCCGACAATACCAAGGCAAGGGCCGAAACCACGGCGTTGAGCGACGAGATCCTGGTGATGCTTGCAGCTGCGGCGCGGGAGGTCGCGTGA
- a CDS encoding plasmid partition protein ParG, with the protein MALSAKRPSRGDEARKRILHDVTEASGKKKRLNAEIEEALYRRIKMKAVEEGRSISDITRDLWSEYLSNE; encoded by the coding sequence ATGGCACTTTCCGCGAAACGCCCCAGCCGTGGTGACGAGGCTCGCAAGCGCATCCTGCACGACGTTACCGAGGCGTCCGGCAAGAAGAAGCGGCTGAATGCCGAAATCGAGGAAGCACTTTACCGCAGGATCAAGATGAAGGCCGTCGAAGAGGGTCGCTCGATCTCCGACATCACCCGAGATCTATGGTCCGAATATTTGAGCAATGAGTAA
- a CDS encoding glycosyltransferase family 4 protein, with protein sequence MARITFILPNLSFAGGIRVIGKYSLELARLGHQVSVVARKPRPPRLQDLLRGRTQPDISFEVIETYFSGVEKNFSLVPSNRPLRSSDLPDADFLIATWWETLEWVSAMPPSKGRVVHFMQGYEMFPWAPANRVAATYEMDTRKIAVSAWVKQQVFKNHGCLSEAVIHNAVDTDHFSFRLERNNLVFTMGFVYASEAIKNSRLAFDLQDTLATRGFPCELLAFHNSPMPAELKERPGLRTYHRPPQELIPSLYQQCDLWLFLSLEEGFGLPIIEALSCGTPVLATRAGAAPELIRSGENGYLCAPTAEAFADAAERFAALGTSERLMFAERARETVAGWTWRDCAQRLIEVLEHQSSA encoded by the coding sequence ATGGCACGAATTACATTTATCTTGCCTAATCTGTCTTTTGCTGGCGGCATTCGGGTAATCGGCAAGTACAGCTTAGAGCTGGCGCGGCTTGGTCACCAGGTTTCTGTTGTCGCTCGCAAGCCCAGGCCACCAAGGTTGCAAGACTTGTTACGAGGCCGCACGCAACCGGATATTTCATTTGAGGTTATAGAAACCTATTTCTCAGGCGTTGAGAAAAATTTTAGTTTAGTTCCATCCAATCGTCCCCTGCGATCCTCGGATTTGCCAGATGCGGACTTTCTGATTGCTACATGGTGGGAAACGCTTGAATGGGTGAGCGCGATGCCGCCGTCCAAAGGACGGGTCGTGCACTTCATGCAAGGCTATGAAATGTTTCCTTGGGCACCCGCAAATAGAGTTGCTGCTACTTACGAAATGGATACTCGTAAAATTGCTGTTTCAGCATGGGTAAAACAGCAAGTCTTCAAAAACCATGGGTGTTTGAGCGAGGCGGTAATACACAATGCGGTGGATACCGATCACTTTTCGTTCCGTTTAGAGCGGAATAACTTGGTATTTACTATGGGTTTTGTTTATGCGTCGGAGGCGATAAAAAATTCTAGATTGGCATTTGATCTGCAAGATACCTTGGCGACCCGTGGGTTTCCGTGCGAACTTCTGGCTTTTCATAACAGCCCAATGCCTGCTGAACTGAAAGAGCGACCAGGTTTGAGAACGTATCATCGCCCACCTCAGGAACTGATTCCATCGCTTTATCAACAGTGCGACCTATGGCTTTTTCTGTCGTTGGAAGAGGGCTTCGGCCTGCCCATCATCGAAGCATTGTCTTGTGGCACTCCGGTTCTGGCGACGCGCGCCGGGGCGGCACCAGAACTTATACGGTCCGGCGAGAATGGCTATCTCTGCGCGCCAACCGCTGAGGCTTTTGCAGATGCGGCAGAGCGTTTCGCGGCGTTGGGGACTTCGGAAAGGCTGATGTTTGCCGAACGCGCCCGTGAGACCGTTGCGGGCTGGACATGGAGGGATTGCGCCCAGCGACTGATAGAAGTTTTGGAACATCAATCATCGGCATGA